In the genome of Synechococcus sp. CB0101, the window ACCCTTGTGCTGATCATCTGGGGAGCCAACCAAGATCTCGCCACCGTGTTTGGTTTCGCCGATCTCACCATGGGTTTGCTGGCACTGGTGAACCTCGTGGCCCTGGTGCTCCTGATGCCGCTAGGGCTGCGTGTGTTGAACGACTATGAACAGCAACGGCTTGCTGGAGAAGAACCCCGTTTCAGCGCTGGCGACCATTCCCATCTACGCCTCGATCCCGTGAGCTGGCCAACCGAGCCTTAATACCTACGCGTGGGGTTTGCTCACGGCCAATCAACCACCATGCTCCTGATCGAGCACAGAGGCAATGCGTGTAAATCCCGATTGCCTGCCGCCATGGGCGGGGCGAATCTGGATGCATCAACCAAGGAGGCGCCCGGATGGACGACACGCCACCGCGCTACCAGCCAGAAGCACGCTGACTGCAGGCCCCTGCTCCAACAGTCTTCACCCAACCGTGGGCAGGTCGTTCAGCCGGGCAAGAGGAAGGTCCTCAACCTGTGCGCCTGACTGATCGACACTCCGTTTGCACCGCCACAGGTGCCCCAGGAGATCAAAACAGCCCACACCTGGAACGTTCGGCCCCAGGCGCCAACGCCAGCAGCTTCGATCCAGACCAACGAAAGCCATTGGAATGTTGATTGCTTCATGACCCCCGGGCGCTGCTCGGGGTGTTTTTAACGTCTGGCGTCTCAGGCCAACAGCAACTCATCCAGCATGAGATCAGTGCGGCGCAGTAGCGCGAACAGCGTGCCAGCGTTCCCCCTGCAGATCCGCAGGTCCGCATCAAGCACTGTGATGTCGAGCCAGGCCGGGAACGATTGGCTCACACTGCGGAGCCATTGCAGCCGCCGTTGGGCCAAGGACGGCCCTAACCAACCACCACGCTGAAAGCGCACTTCAACGCGCTGATGAGGGGTGGCCTCTGCCGTGGGTGTGACGCTGATCGCGGCTTCCACCGCAATGCCTGCCAAAGACGTGTGTCAGGCGACAGCAAAAACTGGTCCGGCGGCGACACGAAAACTGGTCCACCCTGTGGAGCGAGCCAGGCCTGACGACACGGTGAGCGCAGGGGCGTCATCTCTGGAGCCGATGGCTGCGGAGATGCCGGTGCAGACCCCTCAGGATGTGGAGGCGATGCAGCGGCTTTCGGCAGCAGGCTGGGGCCGTAGACGGATTGCCCGGGAACTGGGCTGTTCGCCGGAGACGGTGCGCAAGTACCTACGGCAGGGTGGCTGGCAGCCCTATGGCAAGCCCTGCCGCACCTCGGTTCTCGATGGTCAACGGGAGTGGCTGCGGCAGCGATTTCTGGCCCACCGCGGCAATGCCGACGTGCTGCGGCAGGAGTTGGCCAGTGAGAAGGGAATCAAGGTGAGCCTGCGCACGGTGGAGCGTGCGGTTGAGCCATGGCGGCGTGAGCTGCGCAACGCAGCTGTGGCGACGGTGCGGTTTGAGACGCCACCGGGCCGGCAGCTGCAGGCGGACTTTGGCCAGTGCGTGGTGCGTATTGGCGGCGAGCGGGTGCGGGTGCACCTGGCGGTGCTCACCTTGGGATACTCCAGGCGACTGTTGGTGCGGGCGTTCCGCAGCGAGAAGCAGGACCACTGGCTCTCAACCCTGGAGGAGGGGTTCCGGCACTGGGGCGGTGTGCCTCAGGAGGTGCTCGTGGATAACGCTCGCGCCCTGGTGAGTCAGCACGATCCGGAACGACAGATCCTGGTGTTTGCCAGCGGCTTGAGCAGTTCGCCAGCTACTGGGGGTTCAAGCCCCGCGCCTGCCGGCCGTACCGGGCCAGGACGAAAGGCAAAGACGAACGTGGGGTGGCGTACGTCAAACGCAACGCCATGGCCGGGCGGGAGTTCAGCAGCTGGGCGGAGCTGGAGGCCCATCTGGTGCGCTGGACCCGTGAGGTCGCTGACCTGAGGGTGCATGGCACCACGGGTGAGGCGCCGCTGGAGCGGTTTATGCGCGCAGAAGCCCAGGCCTTGCAGCCGCTGGAGGCCAAGCCGTCCTTCTTGGCAGAGCGGGAGCTGGTGCGCGTTGTGCACAGCGACTGCTGCGTGGAAGTGGAAGCGAACTGGTATTCGGCGCCGCAGGCGCTGATCCGCCAGCGGGTGAGCGTGCTGGTGCGCGATCAACAGGTTCTGATCCGCCATGGCGGCAGGATCGTGGCTGAGCACAGGCGTCAGCGGCCTGGTAGCCGTAGCCGCCAGGTGATCGACGGCCATTGGGATGGCCTGGTGCCGCAACGGCAGCGGCGCGAGGCGGTGCGTTCGCTGCGGGACACCAGCGAGCGTTGTGATCAAGAACAGGAGCAAGAGCAGGAGCGGCGCATGGTTCGCAGCTCTGAACTGGCCCGGCCTCTGGCCGTCTATGCCGAGCTGATCGGTGAGGTAGCGGCATGAGCACCAACCCGCGCAACCGATCCACACCCATCACGCCACCGGTGCCGACCGAGGAGCTGGAGGCGATGCTTACCCGCCTGCGGCTACCGGCCATCCGCGATCGCCTCGATGCGCTCCTGGAGGAGGCGGCAAGGCGGGAGATGAACCTGCGTGAGGCGCTGACCTGGCTCTGCACAGCTGAGGTGGCTCGCAAGGACCAGCTGCGGATGGAAATGGCGCTGCGGCTGGCGCGCTTTCCGTATGTGCGGACGCTGGAGGCATTTGATTTCGAGGCTCAGCCGTCGATCGATCCGGCCCAAATCCGCGAGCTGGCCACCTGCCGTTGGGTGGCCAACGGCGACACCTTGCTACTGCTCGGACCGCCGGGTGTGGGTAAGACCCACTTGGCCGTGGCACTGGGCCGGGAGGCGGTGCGGCTCGGTCACAGCGTCCAGTACGTCGGTGCGATGGAGCTGATCACAGCCCTGGCCAAAGCCCAGGCGCAGCACGCCCTGGAAGCAAGGCTGACGCAGTACGCCAAAACCCGGCTGCTGATCATCGATGAGCTCGGCTACCTGCCGCTTGAGCCGAACGCGGCCTATCTGTTCTTCCAGCTGATCTCCCGCTGCTACCAGCGCGGCAGCGTGTTGATCACCTCCAACCGCCCCGTCATGGAGTGGGGCGAGGTGTTTGGTGATCAGGTGGTTGCCACGGCAATCCTCGATCGGCTGCTGCACCACAGCCACGTGCTGACGATCCGGGGCGACAGCTACCGGCTCAAAGGGAAACGTCGCAGCGGTCTCATCCGCCCGCAGGCGGGCGGTTCCTCCTCACAGGACAGCGCTGGCCTACAGCCACCGCCGCCCAGTGAGGAGGCCTGAAGGAAAACTCGAATCAGGCAGCACAGGTTCCGCAGCCCACAACAACCACGTCACGACACACACCGATGAGGCAACGATCGAAAAGCCAACGGAAGGCCCCCATCAGCAGACCATCAGCTGGACCAGATTTCGTGTCGCCGGAGGACCAAAAGCGGATGTCGCTTGACAGACGTGAAAGGGCCCGCCAATCGCAGCAGGTTCATTCCACGCCCCTGCGACGGTGCCAAGCACTGGAGGTTCTCGAGCCAGGGCGCGACAGCCAAATAAGGCTGTTGGCTGCTGCTCCACCGCAATTCCCACACACCCTCAAGCAGCTCGAGTGAACCGGGAGCCGCGAGGTTGGCTGGCTGTTGTTGCTCCAGCGCTTCGATCAATTGCCCAACCTGCTGTCGGTGCCGATTGGCAGAACCCCTTGGTTCCTGGCTCAGTAGCTGCACCAGAGTGCGCCGTTGTGCACTCATGGCTCTGAAGTCTGTGCAGACCAGCCCATCCTGACCAGATCAACGGCCTGGTGAGAGATCTATCAGAGAGTCCAACGATCCCTGTGACGATCCAGTGACCGAAGACTCCTCTTCCCCAGGTCAACTGGAGAGTTGGCTTAGGGTTCGCAGCGGGTGAGCCATGTGATGTTGCCAATCTCTCAAGCAAGAGGGCTGCACAAGCTCTTGTCTTTGATGGCCATCGGCTCATGCCTTGGCTCAACAGGCGCGGCCCGTGCCGAAACAGGCGTACCTGCCCTGTACGCCACCAAAGCAGACGCAGAAGCAGCCGCCAAAAAGCACTTCAATTGCACCGGAGCGCACCAGATGGGCAAGCAATGGATGCCCTGCTCCACCCATGGTGATGCCAACAGCCATACCCAGCAGAAGCCCTGAGAAAAACGATGAGCAGCTGTGGTGATCCGCCCAAACTGATTGCCGTTGGCATCGCCCCGCTGGGAATCATTTCGATCGGCGTGGTGCCGATGGGTGTGGTGAGCATTGGTGTCGTGCCGATGGGGGTATTCAGCCTGGGCGTTATGGGGATGGGTGTGGTGAACGCCTGCGTGGTGGGCATGGGTGTGGTCGTGGCAGGCCTCAATGCCATGGGGATCTGGTCGATCAGCCCAGGAAACGGGCATCAACACCACCGCAGTGCGGCTGTTCAAGAGCAGCTGATGGCCTATCCCAGTAAGGAGGTGGCGCTTGAGAAGGCACGCACCCTTGGCTGCGAGGGTGTGCATGCGATGGGTGATCTGTGGATGCCCTGCGCAGAGCATCCATCGGCCCATCAGCACTGAAGCGTGCAACCGATGCGCTGCTAGACCAACCAGCTGATTGAAGCCCGTGCCTGGAGAACCTGTTGCAGCAACTCTGGTTCCCGGCTCAAGACCCTCTAAACCGGGCGATGAAACCGGGTCATCAAACGTGTCTGATGGCTAGGGGTCCCATGCAGGGGCGCCGAGTCATCGGAAAAGGGGCCCTGAGGGCGCTGCAGGCGCGCCAGTTCCGCGAGGCAACACTGCTGATGAAACTCCACCAGGTCAATGCCAAAGCAGCTGATGAAAGCCTCATTGGCATGGTGAAAGGCTGAGAAGAGGGAATGCCCTTCGTCTTGCAGTCCGCATCGGGCAAGCAGCTGACCAATGTGCGCTGATGGGTCGTGGCTCATCTGATCGCAAAGGCGACTCAGCCTGTAGTCGATTAACGCCTGATGGGCCGTTTTTCCTTTCAACAGATCAAAGGCTGCTTCTAAATGGATCAGCGAGATTCTTAAGTCACGACTCAGCTTCGGAATCGTTAAAGCCTCTGCGTAATGTTCAGAGAAATAATGAATCGCCTTAAGGATGATGCGATGCCCTTCATAGCGATCGAGTGGCTGCGCGGTATAGGCCATCTGCAGCACCGCCCTTCTGTGTGCTTTCAGTCTCCTCGAAAACGGAGCAAAAACCCTGATCCCAGCATTGTTTTCCAGATCGCTTCATGATCTCTGCGTGATGCGAAAGGGATTCGGCTGAAACACAGGAACACCCCGCGCGCTCCATAGCTTGAACTTGGGGATCAGGCTCAAAGGAGCAGATGGCAGGGCTGGTGACCCTGCTTTTTCATGCCTGAGCCCCAGCGCTCACCGCTGAGCGGTTTCGGGCTTGCGGAACAGCCCGTCGAGGTAGTGGCGCACGACCGGTTTGTCCTGGCAGCCCTGCTGAAACAAGAAGCCCGCCAATGCCGATTGCATCAGCCGGTACTGATCCCACTGGGGGTGCTGCTCAATGAAACCGACCATCGAATCGAAGAGATCCGCCGGGAATTGGTTTTCCACACTCACGTGTTCCGGCATGTGGTCGGGAATCGCCTGCATCGCACCTCGCTCGCTTTGACCGCACCATCAGCGCACGGGATGCCACCTGCCGTCAAAACAGGCTGCGGAGGGTGCTCCCAACGCAATGCAAGTTGAGAAGCGTTGCACCGCAGTGGTTCTGCGTGAGCTAGTCCTCCTCTCTGGGCAGCCGGGCACCCCCCGATGGACGCCTGTCAAGGGGAGAACTGTTTTCCCGATGACGGTGGAGATGGCCTGTCCCCGACAAGAGTCTCCCCAGAGACAGGTGTGGAAAACCTGGGGAAAAGAGGCTCAGGGGTGTTGGTGGATTCGCTCTTCAGCCCTGCTGATCGGTCGCACCAGAGGAGCAAGGATTCGCGATCAGAGCTGCACTCGGTGTCGGAACCACCTTGACCGCTGCCGCTCCATCACCACCCGACTGTGCCTAAAACGAGGCCAGTGCGCTGGACCTCCGCATGACGATCACCGTTTGGCAGGCCACAGAAGCCGGTGGTCGTCTGGAGCCGTCGACCCGGCCGTTGCTGGAGCCCGCCCAAGACGAATTGGTGCTGGAGGTTCTCCACTGCGGTCTCTGCCACAGCGATTTGTCGATGCTCGACAACGACTGGGGGATGAGCGCGTACCCACTGGTGCCTGGCCATGAGGTGGTGGGCCGGGTGGTGCAGGTGGGAGCAGGTGTGGATCCCGGCGTGATCGGTGAGTTACGGGGACTGGGCTGGATCAGCGGTAGCTGCAGCCATTGCGGCCAATGCCTGGGTGGCACAGGCAACCTCTGCAGCTCGCTGGAGGCCACGATCGTGGGCCGGCAGGGTGGTTTTGCCAGTCATGTCACCGCCCGTCAGGACTGGGCGATTCCCCTGCCCCAGGGCATGGATCCAGCCGTAGCGGGCCCACTGTTTTGCGGAGGCATCACGGTCTTCGCGCCCCTGATCGATGAAGCGGTGTCACCCACGGCTCGGGTGGCCGTGATCGGAATCGGTGGGCTCGGGCATCTGGCGCTTCAATTCGCCCGCGCCTGGGGTTGTGAGGTCACTGCACTCACCACCAACCTGACCAAAGCCGAGGAAGCCCGTGGGTTCGGTGCCCATCACGTGCACGCCCTGGGATCGCTGAGCGATCTAGCCGGCCGCTTCGATCTGGTGATCAACACGGTGAACCACGCCCTTCCATGGGCCGAGGTGATGGGGTCGTTGGCGCCGCGGGGCCGGCTGCATCAGATAGGGGCTGTGCTGGAGCCCATCCAGGTGGGCGCTTTCGATCTGATCGCAGCTCGACGCTCCATCACTGGCAGCCCCACCTCATCCCCCGCCAGCTTGCTCAAGATGGTCGATTTCTGCGTGCGCCATCAGATCCAACCTGCCGTTGAGCACTTGCCGATGGATCAAGTGAATGAAGCGATTGCCCGTCTTCGCCGCGGCGATGTGCGTTACCGGTTCGTGCTCGATCAGGCCTGAGCACTCAGGCCTGCGGCCCACGCCAGAACCGCCGCTCTCATAGAGTCTTAAGGAAAGATAAAGACCGTGTGAACGTCACGTTGAAGCAGGTGCGCGGTTGACGCCTCCTGTTGTTCTTGAAGCCCGCCCCCAGAGCGTTGCCGATCCCCAAGGTGGGCCTTGGTATCCCAGCAAAACGGAATTGCTGGCTTGCCTTCCGGCCGAGCTCACCCGCTTCCATCCGCTGAAAGCCTGGGGCAGCTTGGCGCTATCCGTTGGCCTCTCAACGCTGGCCTATGCCGCCGGAACCCAGCTGCCACTCAGCTGGGCGGCAACGCCCATTTGGCTGCTCTATGCACTGGTCACCGGAACCGTGGCCATGGGCTGTTGGGTGTTAGCTCACGAATGCGGGCACAACGCGTTCCATCCCAATCGCCGCGTGGAAGGCGTGGTGGGCTTTGTGCTGCACAGCGCTCTGCTGGTGCCGTACTACAGCTGGGCCCGCAGCCACGCCGTGCACCACGCCCACTGCAACCACCTCGAGGGCGGCGAAACCCATGTACCGCCCCGTCATACGTCGGCTTCCGGTCGAGCCACCGAACAGCTTCGCCAGCAGCTGGGAACCACCCTGTTTGGTTGTTTCTCGATGGTCACCCATCTGATTCTGGGCTGGCCCCTCTACCTCTTTGTTGGTGCCACCGGTGGTGAAGATTACGGCCGTCCCACCTCCCATTTCTGGAACGGCGCCGCCTTTCAACAGGGGATCAAACCGCTGTTTCCGGTCAACTTTCGCGGCTGGATGGTGCGTTCCAACATCGGCTTGGTGCTGATGCTGATGGCGCTCGTGTATGCCGCCGTGCTCACGTCGCCGGCGCGTGTGTTGTGTGTGTACGGGCTCCCGTATGTGGTGGTGAATGCCTGGTTGGTGATTTACACCTGGCTGCAACACACCGATGTAGCGATCCCTCACTACAGCTCAGCTGAATGGACCTGGGCCAAAGGGGCCCTGCAAACCGTGGATCGGCCCTACGGAGCTTTGCTCAATCTGCTCCACCACGGCATCGGCTCCACGCACGTGTGCCATCACGTGAACTCACGGATTCCCCACTACAACGCCTGGCGCGGCACAGCGCTGCTACGGCAGCACTACCCCTTGCTGGTGCGCTACGACCCCACCCCCATTCACCAAGCCCTGTGGCGGGTCGCCACCCGGTGCGGAGCCGTGCGGCAAAACCCCACCGACGGCGGCTTCTATTTCTGATCCATGGCACCGTCATCCAAATCAGTAGCCCTTGGCCGTGCAGCGGGCCACACTGCCTTGCAGCGAGGTCTGCAAATCGCTCCAATCGTTGGCCGGGAAGACCGCTTCAAACGCCTGGAGATTCGAGCTGAGGATGCTGAAGGCCTGAGTGCGGAGGGAGCAGGCCTGAGGCTCGTTGTTCGCGCGAATCGCATCGATGGCGTCATCGAGCAGGCTCTGCAATTGCTGCTGCTGGGCAACCACCTCGGGCGGGGGGTTGCCCTGGGCCAGAGCCGGGTTGAAGGTGGAGGCGCAGATCAGAGCCAGGGCCGCAAACAGGCGACGCATGGGGGTGAAGCCGATGAAGCTCCCATCTTCAGCGGTGAGGGAGCCCAGCCGCCGCTCACCACATCCATTCGTCAGGTGACGGGATGCCGTTTTCACGCCGCACCCGCTCGATCCGAGCCTCTTGCTTGGCTTGCTCCTCGGAACGCGTCAGCCAGGGCCGCTTGCGCTCACCGGATCGAGCTAAGTCGAGCGCGGATGGCAACCGCACGACTTTCCACTCCGCCTGATCCAGTGGAGCTGCAGGGGAGGTAGCGCGCAAGGGAGACATCCACACCACAGGGGCTGACCCCATCAGCTCACAGCGCCAGCCGCACCGTCAAGCCGTCCAGTTCAGAGTGCGTCTCAGCCGTGTCGCACTACGACTGCGTGCCTCTAGCAAACGCGGCATGCTGAGCTCAGCCGTACCCGATCGATGTTCACCCGGCGTGCCCTTCTGCTTTGCGCTGTTGTCTCCCTGCCCCTAGCGGCCACGGCGGAACCCAGCCCAGCGCAACGCGTGCTGATCGATTGCGCCGGCCAGGGCGTGATCCGGCCGAGCGCGATTCAGATCTCCTGTGCCGACGGCGGGATCATGGTGAGCGAGATCCGCTGGACTCGCTGGGATGCCAATGGCGCCAAAGGGCAGGGGAACCTAGTGGTCAACAGCTGCATCTACAAAGGTGGCCCCAGCTGCGTGGAAGGACAGACCATGAGCTACCCCGCAGCGCTGAGCCTCAGCCGTCCGGCCAGTGCTGAGGGAATCACCGCGCTGACCGAATTGAAATTGCGCTTTAGCGACCAGGGACCTGCAGGCCTGCGCAGCGGCAGCTATCGCCTGGACAATCCACTGCGGCCCTGAGGCCTGCATGATGTGGCCTTTGCAGATCGGCCATGCAAGCCAGCTGGAACGGAGTGGTGATCGCCAGCAGCGAGGACATCGTGAAGATGGAAGGCAACGCCTACTTCCCGGCTGAAAGCCTGGTGATGGAGCACTTCAAGCCCTCCGACCACCGCACCACCTGCGGCTGGAAAGGCGAAGCC includes:
- a CDS encoding helix-turn-helix transcriptional regulator produces the protein MAYTAQPLDRYEGHRIILKAIHYFSEHYAEALTIPKLSRDLRISLIHLEAAFDLLKGKTAHQALIDYRLSRLCDQMSHDPSAHIGQLLARCGLQDEGHSLFSAFHHANEAFISCFGIDLVEFHQQCCLAELARLQRPQGPFSDDSAPLHGTPSHQTRLMTRFHRPV
- a CDS encoding DUF3721 domain-containing protein; its protein translation is MLPISQARGLHKLLSLMAIGSCLGSTGAARAETGVPALYATKADAEAAAKKHFNCTGAHQMGKQWMPCSTHGDANSHTQQKP
- a CDS encoding PAP/fibrillin family protein yields the protein MAGIAVEAAISVTPTAEATPHQRVEVRFQRGGWLGPSLAQRRLQWLRSVSQSFPAWLDITVLDADLRICRGNAGTLFALLRRTDLMLDELLLA
- a CDS encoding fatty acid desaturase, with the protein product MTPPVVLEARPQSVADPQGGPWYPSKTELLACLPAELTRFHPLKAWGSLALSVGLSTLAYAAGTQLPLSWAATPIWLLYALVTGTVAMGCWVLAHECGHNAFHPNRRVEGVVGFVLHSALLVPYYSWARSHAVHHAHCNHLEGGETHVPPRHTSASGRATEQLRQQLGTTLFGCFSMVTHLILGWPLYLFVGATGGEDYGRPTSHFWNGAAFQQGIKPLFPVNFRGWMVRSNIGLVLMLMALVYAAVLTSPARVLCVYGLPYVVVNAWLVIYTWLQHTDVAIPHYSSAEWTWAKGALQTVDRPYGALLNLLHHGIGSTHVCHHVNSRIPHYNAWRGTALLRQHYPLLVRYDPTPIHQALWRVATRCGAVRQNPTDGGFYF
- a CDS encoding PAP/fibrillin family protein, whose translation is MSAQRRTLVQLLSQEPRGSANRHRQQVGQLIEALEQQQPANLAAPGSLELLEGVWELRWSSSQQPYLAVAPWLENLQCLAPSQGRGMNLLRLAGPFTSVKRHPLLVLRRHEIWSS
- a CDS encoding DUF427 domain-containing protein — protein: MQASWNGVVIASSEDIVKMEGNAYFPAESLVMEHFKPSDHRTTCGWKGEAHYYDVVVNGDVNSNAAWFYPEPKSAAAEIKGRIAFWRGVSVG
- a CDS encoding DUF2811 domain-containing protein, translated to MQAIPDHMPEHVSVENQFPADLFDSMVGFIEQHPQWDQYRLMQSALAGFLFQQGCQDKPVVRHYLDGLFRKPETAQR
- a CDS encoding NAD(P)-dependent alcohol dehydrogenase, producing the protein MTITVWQATEAGGRLEPSTRPLLEPAQDELVLEVLHCGLCHSDLSMLDNDWGMSAYPLVPGHEVVGRVVQVGAGVDPGVIGELRGLGWISGSCSHCGQCLGGTGNLCSSLEATIVGRQGGFASHVTARQDWAIPLPQGMDPAVAGPLFCGGITVFAPLIDEAVSPTARVAVIGIGGLGHLALQFARAWGCEVTALTTNLTKAEEARGFGAHHVHALGSLSDLAGRFDLVINTVNHALPWAEVMGSLAPRGRLHQIGAVLEPIQVGAFDLIAARRSITGSPTSSPASLLKMVDFCVRHQIQPAVEHLPMDQVNEAIARLRRGDVRYRFVLDQA
- the istB gene encoding IS21-like element helper ATPase IstB, with translation MSTNPRNRSTPITPPVPTEELEAMLTRLRLPAIRDRLDALLEEAARREMNLREALTWLCTAEVARKDQLRMEMALRLARFPYVRTLEAFDFEAQPSIDPAQIRELATCRWVANGDTLLLLGPPGVGKTHLAVALGREAVRLGHSVQYVGAMELITALAKAQAQHALEARLTQYAKTRLLIIDELGYLPLEPNAAYLFFQLISRCYQRGSVLITSNRPVMEWGEVFGDQVVATAILDRLLHHSHVLTIRGDSYRLKGKRRSGLIRPQAGGSSSQDSAGLQPPPPSEEA
- the istA gene encoding IS21 family transposase; its protein translation is MAAEMPVQTPQDVEAMQRLSAAGWGRRRIARELGCSPETVRKYLRQGGWQPYGKPCRTSVLDGQREWLRQRFLAHRGNADVLRQELASEKGIKVSLRTVERAVEPWRRELRNAAVATVRFETPPGRQLQADFGQCVVRIGGERVRVHLAVLTLGYSRRLLVRAFRSEKQDHWLSTLEEGFRHWGGVPQEVLVDNARALVSQHDPERQILVFASGLSSSPATGGSSPAPAGRTGPGRKAKTNVGWRTSNATPWPGGSSAAGRSWRPIWCAGPVRSLT